The region CATGTGAATGTCTTCGAGGTCCCAGTTCTCCGGAACGCCGTTGGCCTCATACTCTGCCGCGACCTGATCGAGGCCACCGGCAATCAGCGCCGCATCCTCGGCCAAAACGATGCCTTGCGCACCCAGCATGTCCACATGGGCCTTTGACGCGGCGATGTCTTGCCGCCACAGCGCCTTGTCGAAGGGAATCGAGGCGTTAATCTCGCGCATGATCGCCGAGGGACCGCCTGCGAAGCGCCCGCCCCACATCTGGTTGGAGCCTGATTTGTCGCCCATGTCCGTCTATTCGCCCAAAGTGCTGTTGCTCGTGGCGGCCCTTGCCGTTGCCGGGTGCGATAGGCAAGGCCAGAGCGACTCGCAACCGCAGACGACGGCGGCACCTACGGAATCTGCCGCCAAGGGCGAATTCAACGGCACACTCGACATTGCCAATCGCGGCAAGGACATGCCCGATTTCACCGTGACCGACCCGTCGGGCAAGTCGCTCAAGCTGCGCGACCTCAAGGGCAAGCCGGTGCTGGTCAACCTGTGGGCAACGTGGTGCGGCCCATGCGTCCTCGAAATGCCGATGCTCGACAAGCTGGCGGCGGACAATTCCGGCAAGCTGCGGGTCCTGACCGTATCGCAGGACATCGAAGGCGCCGCCAAAGTCGCCCCGTTCTATGCCGAGCGCAAGTTCACCGCGCTCGAACCCTGGCTCGACACCGAGAACAACCTCGGCTTCTTCTACGAGACCGGAATGCTGCCGACGACTGTGCTCTACGACAAGGATGGCAAGGAAGTCTGGCGCATGATCGGCGCGCATGACTGGTCTGGTCCGCGCACGGCGGCGATGCTTGCCGAAACCCTCGGACAGTAGGCCTTCTGAACCCGAGAGTTGTGGGTGAGTTGGGGGAGACTTGCCCCTGAGTTCATGAGAGTTGGAAACCGATAAGGTTTGACAAATCCCGCTGCGCCACTAGGGCGGTCGGCGGGCCACGCGGTCCCAACGCCGCGCGTGCTCTCTGTAAGGAGAGACTACATGTCTGCTACGATTCCGGCTCGCAAGCCTGCGCGCCCCTATTTCTCGTCCGGTCCCTGCGCCAAGCCGCCCGGATATTCCCCCGAAAAGCTCGCTACCGAATCGCTGGGCCGGTCACACCGCGCCAAGATCGGCAAGACGCGCCTTCAGTATTGCATCGACCTGATGCGCGAAGTGCTGCAGCTGCCCGATACGCACCGCATCGGTATCGTTCCGGGGTCTGACACCGGCGCTTTCGAAATGGCGATGTGGACGATGCTCGGCGCTCGCCCGGTCACCACGCTGGCATGGGAATCCTTCGGTGAAGGTTGGGTCACCGATGCCGCCAAGCAGCTCAAGCTCGATCCCACGGTCCTGCGCGCCGACTATGGCCAGATCCCCGATCTGAACGCGATCGACTGGTCGAACGACGTGCTGTTCACCTGGAACGGCACCACCTCGGGCGTGCGCGTGCCGAATGCCGACTTCATCCCGGCCGACCGCGAGGGCCTCAGCTTTGCCGACGCCACCTCGGCAGTCTTTGCCTATGACATCGACTGGTCGAAGATCGACGTTGCCACCTTCTCCTGGCAGAAGGTTCTTGGCGGCGAAGGCGGCCACGGC is a window of Novosphingobium sp. THN1 DNA encoding:
- a CDS encoding TlpA disulfide reductase family protein yields the protein MSVYSPKVLLLVAALAVAGCDRQGQSDSQPQTTAAPTESAAKGEFNGTLDIANRGKDMPDFTVTDPSGKSLKLRDLKGKPVLVNLWATWCGPCVLEMPMLDKLAADNSGKLRVLTVSQDIEGAAKVAPFYAERKFTALEPWLDTENNLGFFYETGMLPTTVLYDKDGKEVWRMIGAHDWSGPRTAAMLAETLGQ